gaaggcagaggaaagtCTCTTGAGGGACATAAATCAGACTAGGTAAACTATTAGTGAAGTTCCTATGGGAGGAAGAGAGGCATGAACCAGACAATGGGGAAATTTATTATGCTATGGAGATTTACAGAGAAAGATAGAAACTAATGAGGAAAGAGGGAAGTATATGGATCCCTAAGTAAAGGGAAATGTATGGATGTGCTGATGGGGCTGGAATGACCAGCGGGAATGTGGGGAACACTGGGCTCTCAGACCACAGGAAGCTGAGTTTGAAATAACAGTGGAAGGCAACAGCCCTAAAGATGCTCCTCTGCTGCATCAAATGGAGAGAGATTACTGGTCAAATTACACCCGGAAGAATACATTCAATCCCGAGTTCTTCACTCTAAAAAGTAAGTAATCTGGAATACATGAAGATCCAGGAAGATGCTTAGAGGGAAAAACacaaagagggagagggtgggtatTTGGGGATCAatttagagtatttttttttaaagttcactttCACTGTGGAGATTGAGCTCTTATTCTGATCAGTATTCATATGAGAATTAGGTAAAGGGCTGATTGGGAAATCTGGCTGATTAAATGTTGTGATCCTAGCTTTATCAGCCTGATTTGTAATTTTCATGCTCTCAGGTCTTCCTAGGTCATATCTTTCCTGTTTTCAAATACATAATCATGGTGAGTTGTTATGTGTCACCTTGGCACCCATGCACCTCTCTTTAAACTATACTTAATCTTcaattgaagaaggcaatggcaccccactccagtactcttgcctggaaaatcccatggatagaggagcctggaaggctgcagtccatggggtcactgagggtcggacatgatcgagcgacttcactttcacttttcactttcatgcattggagaaggaaatggcaacccactccagtgttcttgtctggagaatcccaggggtgggggagcctggtgggctgccgtctatggggtcgcacagaatcagacatgactgaagtgacttagcaatctTCAAATAAAGACAATATCAATGTACCCTTCCACCTACCTGGATACAACTAGCCCATGTACAACCAAAAAACACGTAACCCTCTCccaagaagaatatataaaacacacTAACCTTTTATCCataaaaaaggtgaaattaattttactcCTAATTCATACTCTCCTTTTATGTCCTGTAATTTAAATACTGAGATATGAAGCTAACCATATTAATATATCTTATGTTAGACAAAGGGATGACTGagtgaaataaacagaaatatttagtaaatatatctatacataaaatattcaCATATCAATAAGTAAGAAATGCCTATATTTCAAGTTTTCATTCTGCAGCTGCTCACACAGTCATGGCTGGTTTTTCTAAATACCTTCTTTCACAACCCATTCCAtattccttttgtcttcagtggGTCATGGTTACTTGTTCAGTGGGAGAGCATCCCTAACCTTCACTCCTGAAGGATCTGGGCCGTTAGCAGTCTTGTCTGAATTGGGTTGTTGTGATTTTCCACTGATTTTCATCAATGGACATTTGAGTACAGAGAGCACCCTAGAAAACCTGAATTCCAGACTTGTCTCTCCTTATTCCCATGTAGTAGCACCTCGGGTTTCCCTTGCTAGTCAGGATCTATCACAACCTCTAGCAGAGTAACTTTCTTTGCTTGTTGACTCAGTGATAAGAAGAGTCCGAAGTGGCAGGGTGGCAGTCTCAGCTCTCAGTAAACGAAATTGTGTTGCCTGATGAAGGAATTCCTTCCTTTGTAACTCGCAGAGCCTAAACGTGTGAGAGTAAAAAATTTGGCAGTGGATCCCAGTTATAAATGTACAGTGGGGGACTCACTCCTACTTCCACCTCTTGATTTCTGGTCCCACGAACTGTTGCAATAGGAGAAACAGCACCATAAATTGATATAGAAATTTAGAACATATACCACATCTTAGAGGACAATGCCCCAGCAATATGAGGTGTTGTCAACTACCAGTTGCTGTAACTGAGGCTTCAGAAGTCTGTTTGGGCAGCTGTCTCAGGATGCTGGAGAGTATGGAATAGACCAATGGATTCCTTCAACATGGGCCCATCCCCACATTTCATTTGCTGTGAAATGAACTCTTTATTTGGCAGTAATAACATTACTTCATGGAATAACATTATGGTGAACAGAGCATTGTATATATCCATAGGTGGTATCTTTTGACAGCAGCGCTGTAAGAAAGGGAGGCAAATCCATATGTAAAGTGTCAACTccaataagaaaaaagtaaagtccCTTCAATAATGGAAGCTATCCAGTATAATCAGCCTTTCGCCAAGTGTCTGATATCACTATGGGATGACGTCATATCAGGGGCTCAGAGCGGGGTCTCTGCTGGCAGATGGGCGCTCAGTGGTGGCTAGGCTGGCCGTGGTGACTGCAAGTCCATGTTGTTGAGCCCGTGTAGAGCTCTATCCATGCTGCTATAGCAAACCTGGGAGTCCATTGGCATGAACAGCACTGAGTGAGAAAGAAGGCCGGCATCCACAGAAGAGGTTAGCCGTTGAAAGGATGACTCGTTTTGTGGGCCACAGCAGTGGATCTTTCTTCCTTGTTTTGCTGTGAATATCTGCATACTTTTGATGGTGTGCAGGACAGTTACAGGAGGCAGAAGGACGGCTTTGTTGTGTTTATTGGGGATGATGTGTCATTTAAGGAGACGTGTTAAGTATATGTTTGCCAAATATACTGAAGATGAACTCTGGAGTTTTTTAATGTGTCATCTTAGCTAGGATGAACTACATTTACTAGAATTCCCGTTGCTGTGAGTTTCTGGTTAAGGTGGACCACCCGAGAGATTCTCTGGCAGATTTAGAGGGCAGGGGGAAGCGTCTGTTGCTGCTGATGTGCTGACTCCCCTCACTGGTGTGAGGCAGCTGTGGACTGGCAGTTACTCTGCCTTCCCCTGGATCTTCCTCTAGCTTCTCCGACTCCGCGGCTAGGACTGTGCATTTAGCCTTGTTAAGCAGGCCTCCAGCTTGTGCAAGAGAAACCATGCCACCAATTCCAGAGGCAGCAATAATGACATGGGTCTCAGTCTGCCCTTGTGGGATTTATGTCACGTTTGTGGGTTCCAGTCTGACCTTGAGCTACCACACTTTTATACCCATCTTCCCTTCCTGACTGCTTGCCTCATGGAGTTCAAGTTCTAGAATCAGATAGAAAGGTGACAGCTTTACATAGACTGCTTAACCAGCTTTCACAGTCAAGTAAGGCCAAATTTCTATACAATCcattaaatgtatatgtatgtataaatctCTTGGTAGTTCAGCTTTTCTGGTTAAACCCTGACTGATGTAAGAAAagatctgtatatatttttatatcatatataaaatttagagtgtatctataaagtatatatacttaaaaagaacatatgtatatatacacatataaatgtatatatatcttcCTTAATGAGGAGAGACTTGTTTAGAAGTCTAGCACTAACAGAGTCTAGGTATTTTGAAATTTCAGAGGGATCATATTTGTGAGCAGAGATTTGAagttctcttattttaaaaaagagaaatttcaatAATCAGAGCTGTAGAATAATTAGAACtagaaaaatattattcttcAAAATTCTTCTGTGGATCAGAAGAGGCTTATCGTCAGGTTGGATGAACCCCAGTATTCCTGACATCACATTTCATCTCCACTTCCTGTTTCCCAGGGGCTGAGGACGGGGAGACGTGGCAGAGGAATCAGTCCTCTCTGGCAGACTTCGTCCTGGAAGGGCTCTTTGATGACTCTCTCGcccaccttttccttttctccttgaccACGGTGGTCTTCCTTATTGCTGTGAGTGGCAACAGCCTCACCCTTCTGCTCATCTGTGCTGACCCCCGGCTCCACACACCCATGTACCTCCTCCTCAGCCAGCTCTCCCTCATGGAGCTGATGCATGTctccaccaccatccccaagATGGCGACCAACTACCTCTCTGGCCAGAAGTCCATCTCCTTTGTGGGCTGTGCGACCCAGCACTTCCTCTATCTGACTCTGGGCGGTGCGGAGTGTCTTCTCCTAGCTTTCATGTCCTATGACCGCTACGTTGCCATCTGTCATCCACTGCGCTACTCTGTTCTCATGAACAGAAAGGTGACGCTAATGATGGCTGCCATGTCTTGGTTGGGAGCGTCCCTGAATTCCCTAATTTACACGGCAATCTTGATGCACTTCCCTTTCTGTGGGCCTCGACAAATCCACCACTTCTACTGTGAGTTTCCAGCTGTTGTGAAGTTGGTATGTGGAGACATCTCTGTGTACGAGGCCACAGTGTACATCagcaccctcctcctcctcctgctccccatcGTCCTGATTTCTACATCCTATGTCTTCATCCTCCACAGTGTCATTCAGATGCGTGGGAGTAAGAGAAACGCCTTCGCCACTTGCAGCTCTCACCTCACTGTGGTTTCCCTCTGGTTTGGTGCTTCCATCTTCTCATATATGAGGCCCAGGTCCCAGCGCACTCCACTGCAAGACAAAGTCAGTTCTGTGTTCTACAGCATCATCACTCCCACATTGAATCCACTGATTTATACTCTCCGGAATAAGGATGTAGCTAAGGCTCTGAGGAGGGTGCTGGGGAGAGACTGTATCATTAAAAGATTGCAAGTGCAGTTGTCCTGAGTACATTAGTGGAATTCTCATCAGCTCCTTAAATTGTTTTCTGTAAACTGCAATGATTTTTTTCAAGGGTCCGGAGCCGTGATGACTACTGCAAAATTGAAGTGGTTAACAAACAtttccagtattctcacttgcTCTCAGGCATCGAAGCCCCATACAGTACcatcttagtccatttgggctgctataacaacaGTACCAAGGCTTGGTGACTTAGACAACAGACATTACTTCTTACAGTTTCGGAGGCTGAGACGTACAAAAATCAAGTCTTCACAGTGCTAGACacgctttcatttccttttgatcTCTTTTCAAATGGAATCTTGCCCAAACATGCCCCCCTGATGAGCCTATTTAAAGCAGCCTCTTCACTCTTTGTCCCCTGATCCTACCTTACGATCATACTTCCTTGATATTGCATAACATTCTATTCTTACTGTCTGCTTCCTAGAGTGAAATTTTCAAAAGGGTAAggagttttactttgttttctgttgtcTCACCAATGCcaagaaaagagtctgacatgaaataagtactcaataaactACTTGTTTATGGGTTAATAAATGAAAGGGACCTAGATTGTCTTACTAGCTCATGTGACATGAAAGATAGCCACATATTACTCCCATGTAGATGCAGAGACTTGACATCTCAGTGAACTTTCCTGGAGTCTAGTGGGCTGAGGGATGCCAAAGCCACAGCCAAATACCTAGATCTTGCTTTTCCTACTAGTTATTCAGTCCCGGGACCATCTTCAGAAGAAAAGTACTTAACACTTGAGAGCAAAGTTATGCTTTCTTTGACGCTAAGTATTTTCTCTTTGAGAAATAGCTTTTCAGCATTCTATAATAAGACGAGCTGCCCGTCATGAGTAGAGTGCTATGTTATACACAAAGCCCTAAGGCTGGATTTGTGTTGTAACACTCCAATATCAAGTAGAGAGAATTTTCAGAGGAATGATGCCTGGGTTATTCCTGAAGGCACAAGGGTCTGATATAAGCAGCTAGCTCACAATCCTAGTTACAGAGAGTGGCTGTTCTTCTGCTACGCCCACCCCCACTCTCTACACACATACACGTACAACTACGACCTTGTCCAGAATGCTATAGGCTTATCTGGGAATGAAACAATCTGAGCTAAGTTGATGGATGGTTATTCATGTAATGCTAACATCTGCCAAAGGTAAATAGTATAGTGCGTTATGACCCCACCTTGAGAAGAGTTACTGTTgttcactgttgttcagttgcttagtcgtgtccagctctttgcgaccccgcaaactgcagcacgccaggcttccctgtccttcacatctcctggagtttgctcagactcatgtccattgagttgatgatgccacctAACTCTATAATTGTAATTATTCTTgatatattctagatattaacCCTTTGTCTTATACAGGGCTTACAAATATCTCTGTCATTCCATTGGTTGCCTTTTACTCTGTTGATTGTGTCATTTGAtggacatgttttaaaattttgatatattcccatttattcatttttatttttgttgcctgGGATTTctgtgtcatatccaagaaaacaCTGTAAATGCAATGTCATGAAAttttctctctgtgctttcttctaagagttttgtagttttagcttttacattagGTTTTTGATATATTTCCAGTTAAATTTTGAAAATGGTGTAAGGTAAGGGTCCAACTTTTTTCCACTTACTATAGAaatcaaatagaataaaatacttaggaattaacttatccaagaaagtgaaagatctgtacactgaaaactaccaaacactgctgaaagaaggTAAAGgtatgtaaataaatggaaagatatcctatgTTTATGAATtggaaatatttaaattgttaaGACCTCTTTATTACCCAAACTGATCTACAGAGCCAAGGCAAAACCTACCAAAATCTCGATGGCATTTTgtcttcaaaaaaagaaatatcctaaaatttatatggaatcaaGGGACCTCAAATAGCCAATACAATCCTGGAAAAGACTAAAATTAGAAAACTCACACttactgatttcaaaacttactacaaattTATAGTAATCAAAAAAGTGTGATACTACCATATATAGGGATGTATAGACCAATGGAATGGAATAGACACCTCAGAAAAAGACCCTCGTATATACAATGAGATTATTATCATTGAGGATACTAAGATCATTCAATGGGAAAAGGACAATCTTTTCAATAACTGTGCTGTGAAAACTGGTTATCCACAAGCAAAAGCATAAAGCTAGACCCTTACACTATACAAAGCATTAAGTGAAAATGTATCAAATATCCAaatgtaagaactaaaactattaaactattattttcttcttagaagaaaacataaggggaAAGCTTCAAGATAAGAGGTTAACATCCAGAATACACAAAAATGACTACAATTCGAAGACAATCACAATAACCTAAtcatgggcaaaggacttgaaaagacatttttccaaacaagTTGTACAAATGGACAACAAgtacatgaaaggatgctcagccTCACAGATCATTTGATGTATAATTTACGAAAATCATCTCAAACAGGATTAATGGCTTGaaagtaagacctgaaaccacaaaactcctggaagaaaacataagggaCAAGGTCCTTGACATCAGTCTTGACAATATTTTTTAGATACGGcaccaaaagcaaaaagaacaagagcaaaaagaaacaagtggGACCATGTTAAACTAAAAAGCAAAAGATTTTCAcagcaagtgaagtgaagtgaagtgaagtgaaagtcgctcagtcatgtctaactctttgcgaccccatagtccatggaattctccaggccatactggagtgggtagactttcccttctccaggggatctgcccaacccagggatcgaacccaggtctcccacattgcaggcggattctttaccagctgagccacaagggaggtccAAGAATATAGgtgtgggtagcctgtcccttctccagcagatctttccaacccaggaattgaactggggtttcctacattgcaggcagattctttaccaactgagctatcagggaagcccttcacagaAAGGGAAATCATCAAAAAATGTAAAGTCAACCTGGAAAATGggggaaatatttacaaatcatttaCCTGATATgggcttaatatccaaaatatatcagAAACCCACACAACTCAAtagccaaaacacacacacatgtataataccgtataagaaacgaatcgccagtccaggttcaatgcaggatacaggaagcttggggctggtgcactgggatgacctagagggatggtatggggagggaggtgggaggggggttcaggatggggaacacgtgtacacccgtggcagatgcatgttgatgtatggcaaaaccaatacaatattgtaaagtaaaaaaaaataatagtaataatgctgctgctaagtcacttcagtcgtgtcgaactctgtgtgaccccatagatggcagcccaccaggctcccctgtccctgggattctccaggcaagaacactggagtgggttgccatttccttctcaatgcatgaaaatgaaaagtgaaagtgaagtcgctcagtcgtgcccaaccctcagcgaccccatggactgcagcccaccaggctcttctgtccatgaggttctccaggcaagagtactggagtggggtgccattgccttctccaaatagtaataataaaaaaaaaaagataaataaataaaaatctaagaaacttaaaaaaaaataggctgaAGAATTGAAAAgactttttccaaagaagacacacaaatggccaacaggaatatgaaaatgtgctcaatatccctaatcatcagggaaatgcaagtcaaaaccacagtgtggtatcacctcacacctgtgagAGTGGCTTTTCTCAAAAAGAACACAGATAATTGCTGAAGAGGATCTGGAAAAAAGAGAATCCTTGtgccctgttgttgttgttgttgtttagtcactaagttgaatctgactctttcaaccccatggactgcagcatgccaggcttccctatcccctggagtttgctcaaactcatgtccattgagttggtgatgccatccaaccatctcttcctctgctgcctccttctcctcctgccctcaatctttcccagcatcaggatcttgggaatgtaaattggtagttactattgaaaaaatattcaggttcctcaataattaaaaacagaaccatATTATGATCTAGGAATTCCAGTTCTGGGTAGAAATTCAAGTACATGAAATCTCTGTCTTGAAAAGTTATCTCCCCCCCctgttcactgcagtattattaatagtagtcaagatatggaaacagcctcAGTGTCTGtctatggatgaatggataaagaaaaggtggcatgtatatacaatgggatattagttctataaaaaataaagagttcttgtcatttgtgacaacgtggctggaccttgagggcattgtgctaagtgaaataagtcagagaaagacaaatactctacgATATCACTTGTGTGTAGGATCAAAAAACCCTCCACTTTTAGATACAGAAAATGGATTAGTGATTGCCAGAGCTGGGGCTAGGGGTGGGGGAAACAGGAAAAGGTgatcaaaatgtaaaaatttccAGTAGTAAGATAAATTAGTTTGAAGGGTATAATATAcaacatggtgactacagttaacagtatgaattgtatatttgaaagttgccaagagattacatctttttcttataaaaggactaaattaaaataaaagttcagTAAAAGAAAAAGCTATAACTACTTGAGGTAAATTAACAAAACTCATTTTGGTAATCATTttggaatatatacatacattgaaTCATTGTCTTGTACACCTTGAACTAACACAATGTCAAATGTCATTCACATCTTAACAGCAGTAGGAGAAATGAGTCTCACTCTTTAATAAAGACAAACAAAAGCCATGATGAGACACCACATCATGCTCATTAAGATGGCTATTACTAAAACAGCAGAGACGAGCAACTGTTGGCAAACACGTGGAGAAACTGGAGAGCTTGTGCGTTGTTGGCGGaacataaaatggtgcagccactcaataaaagattaaaaaaagaaagacagttacagcaattttttttctgggtgtgtggccaaaagaactgaaagcaggatcTCAAGGTAGTATTTGTACACCCTGGTTCACAGCAGCATAATTCACAAGAGCCCCAAAGTGGAAGCAATTCAAGGGTTccttgatgaatgaatggattaacAAATGTGGCAAATATATATACAACGGAATCTTATTCATCcttgaagaggaaggaaattctgacacgtaCTACAgtatggatgaaacttgaggacattattcTATGAGAACTAAGCCATTCATTAAAATACAAACGCCTAGAAGAGTCAAGTTCAGAGATGGAACCTAAAATGACGAATGCCTGGTGATGGGAAATAGTTTCACAGGTGTAGAGGTGTAGTTTGGGAAGATAAAAAGAGTTTTGGAGATTTGTTGCACACAATATGAAAGTACTTAATACTACTGAACTATATATTTTGAAACAGTAAACatggtaagttttatgttatgggtattttatctcaatttaaaaaaattatgtaaaaacttTTTACATAATTGGATTGAACTGTACCCTGTATTCAAGCCTGGATTGAATACAGGGTACTCTCatcattaatgattttttttttttgaaaacgatatatatatattttttactttacaatattgtattggttttgccatacatcaacatgaaaggTATAATCCCCAAACCTACCACAAACATacattttaatgggaaaaaaaaaaacattagaaaCATTTCCAAAACTAAAGATACAAAGCTCACAATTACTGCTACCACTAAGCATTGTATTAAAGAATGCTGCCAATACATTAGGAAAGAGTTAAGTTATCTTGAGCAGAAAGAATCTTTACACTATTTTCtctaccttgctgctgctgctgctaagtcgcttcagttgtgtctgattctgtgtgaccccatagacggcagcccaccaggctcccccgtccctgggattctccaggcaagaacactggagtgggttgccatttccttctccaatgcatgaaagtgaaaaatgaaagtgaagtcgctcagtcgtgtccgactcttatccatcccatggactgcagcctaccaggctcctccatccatgggattttccaggcaagagtgctggagtggggtgccattgccttctccatggtaaCTCTCTTCTGCTCTCACCAAACCTCCATCAGCTGTAAAAGGGACCAGCCACTGCAATCAGCTGGGGCCACTCTATAAAATCAAGTCTATCAGCCCACTGGAAACACTCTGGGTTAGAAATATCCCACATCTCTTCAAAGTCAGAAGGATAGAGTTGTTAAAGCAATACTTCTATACACTTAGATTGAAAAGTTTtgacttaaaaacaacaaaaaccagagaaatgttttaaaagctgATCAgaaatggtttccttttcttgtcaTGCATTACCCCTAGTCCTTCTTTGAAAAGGATATATTAAATCCAAAGTTTAAATAAAGGAATTTTGGCTTTCAGTTAAAAGTGAATAATGTGGGAAAGGGTAAAAAATGCACTTGTAAGCACATATTAGAATGTTCTAGAATAATGCATTTTATGCAATTATAGGTTCCccaaggaaggaaaaatggagaaGGGGAGAAAGCAAGATACTGGGCATAAAGTGATGCTAGGAGTCTCTGGGCCGCAAAGCCTGGAGCAAAGTGATGACCTGAAGCTCCCCAGGCCTGACTCAGACTACAGAGCTGGATACCTGGTGACATCTTCCTCATAGAAAGAATAAGCTTCCAAAGCTTTGCAACAGATGGCTTTATCTCAAGAGCTATGGACTGAGATTGTCCTCCATGCCACAGAAGGACAGGATCCTCATCATAACAAGTCTATCCAATGGAAATTTCCAGAATACTTACCCCCTTGTTTTCccatactttttaaaacattgattGTCAAAATCCCAAATatcctgaaagagaaaaaaattaggttATTAGTTTAAAcgtactgaagtgaagtga
This genomic interval from Bos mutus isolate GX-2022 chromosome 25, NWIPB_WYAK_1.1, whole genome shotgun sequence contains the following:
- the OR2AE1 gene encoding olfactory receptor 2AE1, which codes for TPVFLTSHFISTSCFPGAEDGETWQRNQSSLADFVLEGLFDDSLAHLFLFSLTTVVFLIAVSGNSLTLLLICADPRLHTPMYLLLSQLSLMELMHVSTTIPKMATNYLSGQKSISFVGCATQHFLYLTLGGAECLLLAFMSYDRYVAICHPLRYSVLMNRKVTLMMAAMSWLGASLNSLIYTAILMHFPFCGPRQIHHFYCEFPAVVKLVCGDISVYEATVYISTLLLLLLPIVLISTSYVFILHSVIQMRGSKRNAFATCSSHLTVVSLWFGASIFSYMRPRSQRTPLQDKVSSVFYSIITPTLNPLIYTLRNKDVAKALRRVLGRDCIIKRLQVQLS